In Papaver somniferum cultivar HN1 chromosome 9, ASM357369v1, whole genome shotgun sequence, the genomic stretch CTACAATGATTCTAGAATCAGCTTTATAAGTTCAAGCTACGATTTCAAGTACTATGGAAGGTTTCAGATGGCGTTGCAAACGGAATCGGATCTTGTTTACATTCTTGACGATGACATGATACCTGGCAAGAAAATGTTGGAGATATTATCTCATGTCGCAGGGACTGAAAAGTATAAGAATTCAGTTTTAGGAAGTATTGGGAGGATTTTGCCGTTCAGACAGAAGGATTATACATTTCCCAGCTACAGAAAGTTCCGGTCCAAGGAAGCAGGAATTTATTTGCCTGATCCAGCATATGAAATCACAGTCGACAAAATCGTGCAAGTTGATTTTCTCTCTAGCTCTTGGTTTTTATCAGCTGAGCTTATTAAAACACTCTTTATAGAGACACCCTTTACCTTCATGACCGGTGAAGATCTGCACCTCAGGTATGTAGTAGTCCAATTCGAACGAGTTTCTTTGGCTTTACGTATTCATGTCGCCGTACTTATAAACACTATTGTAACATGAATCATGTACAGCTATCAGCTTCAGAAGTACAGAGACGCCGGTTCGTTTGTGCTTCCGGTTGACCCAAATGACAAAGAAACTTGGGGTGACAGTGAACATAGACTCGCGTACGTGTCCGAGACAACCGTGATTTTTAAAGACATTATTACAGTTCGAGACGATCAATGGTGGAAAGCGCTCTCAACAGGATATATGACTCAGTGGGCAGCTATGCATCCACAAAAAATCGATGCACTTTTCTACGCGCATTCGCTTGATGAAGTGAAAGCTCTGTCACCTCTTCTGGAGAAGTTCAGGTCCACTGTTGGAAAAAAAGCTTATATTGCCGTTTCTGGAGGGAACTTCTGTCCCTGCGAAGAAGCTGCAGAAGCTTTGAAGTGGCCAAAGTCAGTTTGCAAAGAGAGAAGATTCAAAATCTTTGATTTAGGCGTCGGAGCACTTTCTGGAATATCGAAATCTGAAGTTCCTGTTGTACAATCTGTATACTCAAGTATGAAAGGTCTGCTCAAAATTCACAACCCGAGCGTTCTGATTACAGTTGACGATATCGATACAAATGTTAGAAAAGCTCTGACAATGGCATCAGAAGCTAACTTAAACCAGTCAACATTGGTTTTTCTACCGCGAGCTTCTGTTTCAAAGGTGCTTTGGATGCCCGATTTACGATCAACTGCACTTCCAAGTAAGAGGCACATAAAAATCCGTTCTGCTTGTATCCTTTATTTCATGAATTAACTGGACTGGATGAACTAAGCAATTGTCTTTGTGCCTGCAGACTGGAACAGGATGCAGCTGTCAATAAACATCATCACCCAAAACCGTGCTTCGTCTCTGACAAGACTTCTGAAGTCTCTCAAGGACGCATACTATGTCGGGGATAAAATTCCCATAAGCTTCAACATGGACAGCAAAGTGGATGAGGAGACTATAAAGCTTGTAAATTCATTTGAATGGCCTCACGGACCTAAAATCCTTCGCAGGAGAATCATTCAAGGAGGACTAATCCGAGCTGTGAGCGAGAGTTGGTACCCGTCATCTGACGACGATTTTGGTCTCTTACTGGAAGACGATATCGAAGTCTCTCCGTATTACTACTTATGGGTCAAATACGCGCTCTTAGCATATCACTACGACCCCCAAGTATCACTCCCAGAGCTTTCCTCTATTTCTCTGTATACTCCACGGTTAGTCGAAGTGACGAAAGAGCGACCCAAGTGGAATGCGACAGAGTTCTTCAAACATATACATCCGAACACGCCTTATCTGCATCAACTGCCGTGCAGCTGGGGATCTGTTTTCTTCCCTAAACATTGGAGAGAATTCTACGTGTACATGAACATGAGATTCACGGAAAATGCGAAAGAGAACCCAGTTCAAATTCCGAAATCAAGAACGAACGGATGGCAAGCTTCTTGGAagaagtttttgattgatttgatgtaCCTGAGAGGATATGTAAGTCTTTATCCAAACTTTCCTAACCAAGCAAGTTTCTCGACAAACCATATGGAACCGGGTGCGCACATTAGTGCGAAAGACAACATTGTTAAGCATGACAAGACCGATTTCGAAGTGCCGTTGCTGATGGAAGATTTCCGGGGGTTCTTACCTGGTAATAAATTGCCTTCGGCTTCGAAGTTACCCGCTGTGAATCTGTTCAACCAAGCACTCTCTcttaaaagaatgaaaactgcAGGTGCAAAACTAGGACAAGATGTTATCAGTTGTGACAGTGCGACAGAAGTTGTTGCTGTTGATCATGAAACTGGTTTGCCTAGTCATTGT encodes the following:
- the LOC113307680 gene encoding uncharacterized protein LOC113307680, producing MGFIRTPGSRSGDYLDAMLTDYPGGRPKARVQRNNSSSRLVTALTFLQFSFAIYATFLLYYMSPTIDLRSKPDLAWATKIAQQWKQYIIPPHVYGRSQESLSILGTEIQPISEVCEHESIDFEQKKSTDAVMIKFKTDLYKEVLDFQSNTVGTETLTELLAMNSRWKLGGPEVPKVTVILNHFKRKTLCSQLDSLLHQTLPFHNIWVLSFGSPNELSLKRIVESYNDSRISFISSSYDFKYYGRFQMALQTESDLVYILDDDMIPGKKMLEILSHVAGTEKYKNSVLGSIGRILPFRQKDYTFPSYRKFRSKEAGIYLPDPAYEITVDKIVQVDFLSSSWFLSAELIKTLFIETPFTFMTGEDLHLSYQLQKYRDAGSFVLPVDPNDKETWGDSEHRLAYVSETTVIFKDIITVRDDQWWKALSTGYMTQWAAMHPQKIDALFYAHSLDEVKALSPLLEKFRSTVGKKAYIAVSGGNFCPCEEAAEALKWPKSVCKERRFKIFDLGVGALSGISKSEVPVVQSVYSSMKGLLKIHNPSVLITVDDIDTNVRKALTMASEANLNQSTLVFLPRASVSKVLWMPDLRSTALPNWNRMQLSINIITQNRASSLTRLLKSLKDAYYVGDKIPISFNMDSKVDEETIKLVNSFEWPHGPKILRRRIIQGGLIRAVSESWYPSSDDDFGLLLEDDIEVSPYYYLWVKYALLAYHYDPQVSLPELSSISLYTPRLVEVTKERPKWNATEFFKHIHPNTPYLHQLPCSWGSVFFPKHWREFYVYMNMRFTENAKENPVQIPKSRTNGWQASWKKFLIDLMYLRGYVSLYPNFPNQASFSTNHMEPGAHISAKDNIVKHDKTDFEVPLLMEDFRGFLPGNKLPSASKLPAVNLFNQALSLKRMKTAGAKLGQDVISCDSATEVVAVDHETGLPSHCAKF